A genomic stretch from Cydia amplana chromosome 1, ilCydAmpl1.1, whole genome shotgun sequence includes:
- the LOC134653430 gene encoding zinc finger protein 254-like encodes MSYKDNCRTCLASGKEMRYIHTTITIGGEDVRMSDILANFYNYKVSTDEEYPENICMNCIYHLTMTYSFKNLIESSAKTLSENSNIVEIDDIDYSYGSEEEGKTYQMRRYERRRHQAIENTESEIKLMFCVECKAEFHSTKELSAHCTNNHPLKSSTGRDCDYCHEKFEDFRSLVLHRKLHLKPYLCENCWEGFYSENELNAHSCQPIGHHKEKNSSDRMLRQCDQCGKSYPPGYIKIHMLTHSNDRPYSCKFCPKKFKVPGGLHSHVLWNHKRTRNHKCEVCNATFISSSSRSSHIRKNHLKEKKYGCESCGKRFFSKSELQRHSLTHTGVKNFHCHLCDKSYQTRYGLNVHLKSHSQMSMNVLNL; translated from the exons ATGAGTTATAAAGACAACTGTCGTACCTGTTTAGCCAGCGGCAAGGAAATGCGGTATATCCATACAACAATTACCATTGGTGGTGAAGACGTAAGGATGTCTGATATTTTAGCGAATTTTTACAACTACAAG GTGTCTACCGATGAAGAATATCCAGAAAATATCTGCATGAACTGTATTTATCATCTTACCATGACATATTCCTTTAAAAACCTAATAGAATCGAGTGCTAAAACATTATCAGAAAATTCAAACATTGTTGAGATTGATGACATTGACTACAGTTACGGATCTGAAGAAGAAGGAAAAACTTATCAAATGAGAAGATATGAAAGACGAAGACATCAAGCTATAGAAAACACAGAAAGTGAAATTAAACTAATGTTTTGTGTTGAATGTAAAGCAGAATTTCATTCTACAAAAGAATTAAGTGCACACTGTACTAATAATCATCCTCTTAAATCCTCTACGGGCCGTGATTGTGATTATTGCCATGAGAAATTTGAAGATTTTCGTTCCCTTGTTTTACATCGAAAACTTCATTTAAAACCATATCTTTGTGAAAACTGCTGGGAAGGGTTTTACTCTGAAAATGAATTAAACGCCCATTCTTGTCAACCCATTGGACatcataaagaaaaaaacagttCCGACAGAATGCTACGGCAGTGTGATCAGTGTGGAAAATCATATCCACCTGGATATATCAAAATCCATATGTTGACACACAGCAATGATCGTCCATACAGTTGTAAATTCTGTCCAAAGAAATTCAAAGTACCCGGAGGCCTGCATTCACATGTTTTATGGAATCATAAGAGAACTAGAAATCACAAATGTGAAGTGTGCAATGCAACTTTCATTTCTTCTAGTTCACGTAGTTCCCATATACGTAAAAATcacctaaaagaaaaaaaatatggatGTGAAAGTTGTGGAAAgagatttttttctaaatctgAGTTACAAAGGCATTCTCTAACCCATACAGGAGTCAAGAACTTTCATTGCCATCTGTGTGACAAGTCATACCAAACACGCTATGGGTTGAATGTACATTTGAAGTCTCACTCTCAAATGTctatgaatgtgttaaatttgtaA